Proteins encoded together in one Prunus dulcis chromosome 3, ALMONDv2, whole genome shotgun sequence window:
- the LOC117621355 gene encoding protein RSI-1-like, translating to MAGRPYTSLFLLVSLLLLLTFSDVAEGYNKLRPSECKPRCTYRCSATSHKKPCMFFCQKCCATCLCVPPGVYGNKQVCPCYNNWKTQEGRPKCP from the exons ATGGCAGGACGTCCGTACACCTCCCTTTTCCTGCTGGTTTCTCTGCTTCTTCTACTCACATTCTCTGATGTAGCTGAG GGTTACAACAAGCTTCGTCCTTCAG AGTGCAAGCCGAGATGTACTTATCGTTGCTCTGCCACATCGCACAAGAAGCCATGCATGTTCTTCTGCCAAAAATGCTGCGCCACATGCCTATGTGTTCCTCCAGGCGTTTATGGCAACAAACAAGTTTGCCCTTGCTACAACAACTGGAAGACCCAAGAAGGACGACCCAAATgcccttga
- the LOC117622330 gene encoding uncharacterized protein LOC117622330, with protein MDENSALIESILREQEEEEAERYGKKVNNERTQNGDAYGWQTVSYQKRNRKALSKTLPADSNGDIHIGASSASEVFRPIELHSEERRRKALEAQAAAASGDSAGGGSKRDSDDDDEDSNAEVSGTVENGEVKKVKTKKPKKPKVTVAEAATKIDADHLGAFLADITASYEKQQDIQLMRLADYFGRAFASVSSAQFPWLKTFKESTVAKLVDIPLSHISENVYKTSVDWIGHCSTEALGSFVLWSLDSILADLTNHQGAARGSKKVAQQAPSKSQVAIFVVLAMVLRRKPDVLINLLPVMKESPKYQGQDKLPITVWLIAQASQGDLVVGLYTWVHFLLPILSSKSSSNPLSRDLILQSVERILSSPKARPILLNGAVRKGEHIVPPSALDLLMRSSFPAASARVKATERFEAVYPTLKEISLAGSPGSKTMRQVTQQILKYSVKAVKEGIPDLSKEASDIFIWCLTQNPECHRQWDMLYLENLDASVVVLKKLSDEWKKHASKHTSLDPLRETLKSFREKNDKALAVGDDFAHHSLLKDADKYCKLILGQLSQGHGCMKSMVLVSVALAVGAAIVSQNIQPEDLKKLAAMFNFPLTL; from the exons ATGGACGAGAATTCAGCACTAATCGAATCAATTCTCAGAGAgcaagaggaggaggaggcagAAAGATATGGTAAGAAGGTGAACAATGAGCGGACCCAAAACGGCGATGCTTATGGCTGGCAAACGGTGTCATATCAGAAGCGAAACCGAAAGGCCTTGTCCAAGACACTTCCGGCGGACTCCAACGGTGATATCCACATCGGAGCTTCCTCCGCCTCCGAGGTGTTCCGGCCGATCGAGCTGCATTCCGAGGAGCGCCGTCGGAAAGCTCTGGAGGCTCAGGCGGCCGCCGCTTCCGGAGATTCCGCCGGCGGCGGATCGAAGCGGGATTCCGATGACGACGATGAGGATAGCAATGCTGAGGTGTCTGGGACTGTGGAAAATGGCGAGGTGAAGAAGGTGAAGACTAAGAAGCCAAAGAAGCCGAAGGTGACTGTGGCTGAGGCGGCTACGAAGATCGACGCAGATCATCTCGGCGCTTTTCTCGCTGATATTACT GCTTCGTATGAAAAGCAACAAGACATACAGCTTATGCGTTTGGCGGATTATTTCGGTCGAGCATTTGCGTCAGTCAGTTCGGCTCAATTTCCATGGTTGAAGACGTTCAAGGAATCCACTGTGGCAAAGTTGGTTGAT ATCCCTCTTTCTCATATATCTGAAAATGTTTACAAGACATCAGTTGACTGGATCGGCCACTGCTCTACTGAAGCACTTGGATCCTTCGTGCTGTGGTCATTGGACAGCATTCTTGCTGACCTTACAAATCATCAAGGAGCAGCCAGGGGATCCAAAAAGGTGGCCCAGCAAGCACCTTCAAAGTCTCAG GTTGCCATATTCGTGGTTTTAGCAATGGTGTTGCGGCGAAAACCTGATGTATTGATTAACTTACTTCCAGTGATGAAGGAAAGTCCAAAATATCAAGGCCAAGATAAGCTTCCAATCACAGTGTGGTTGATTGCACAG GCTTCTCAAGGAGATCTGGTTGTGGGGTTGTACACGTGGGTTCATTTTCTCTTGCCTATATTGAGTAGCAAGTCAAGTAGTAATCCGCTGTCTAGAGACTTGATTTTGCAATCGGTGGAAAG AATTTTGTCTTCTCCGAAAGCTCGTCCTATTCTATTAAATGGTGCTGTCAGAAAGGGGGAGCACATAGTGCCACCATCGGCCCTTGATCTGTTGATGAGATCTTCTTTTCCTGCAGCTTCTGCCCGAGTTAAG GCAACTGAGAGGTTTGAAGCTGTTTATCCAACCCTGAAAGAGATTTCCCTTGCTGGTTCCCCGGGTAGCAAAACAATGAGGCAGGTCACACAGCAGATATTGAAATATTCAGTTAAAGCTGTTAAAGAAG GCATCCCTGATCTGTCTAAGGAAGCAAGTgacatttttatttggtgtttGACACAAAACCCTGAATGTCATAGGCAATGG GACATGCTTTATCTGGAGAATCTTGATGCAAGTGTTGTTGTCCTGAAAAAGCTATCTGACGAGTGGAAGAAGCATGCCAGTAAACATACTTCTCTTGACCCCTTGAGGGAGACCTTAAAGAGTTTCAGGGAAAAG AATGATAAAGCATTGGCAGTGGGAGATGATTTTGCCCACCATTCACTTTTGAAGGATGCAGACAAATATTGCAAGCTGATTTTGGGACAATTGTCTCAAGGGCACGGATGCATGAAGAGCATGGTGCTTGTGTCTGTTGCCCTGGCTGTGGGCGCTGCTATCGTGTCACAAAACATACAACCTGAGGACCTCAAGAAACTTGCAGCCATGTTCAACTTTCCCCTAACTCTGTAA
- the LOC117621836 gene encoding zinc finger MYM-type protein 1-like, translating to MERYFKRRFASTTSSSDNVGSSSSRDMGISRDVDISRDVDSSKESELQDILANLIADPGLRPQMLDYDPNIRDEVRRAYLQKGPCQPKDHTFPQTDLSGYDRRFNVKWFDEFDWLEYSISKDAAFCLYCYLFKSNFRIGQGCSDAFTEMGFRNWKKKDKIRQHVGPVGSVHNQSRQYCVDLMNQKQHIRTALIKQSEQARIDYRICLTASLDCVRFLLRQGLPFRGHDESDTSSNKGNYLELLQFLADHDEKVKAVVLENAPGNLKLIAPTIQKDLVNACATETIKKIIKDMDGAFFSLLVDESRDVSVKEQMAVVFRYVDKSGDVIERFVGIQHVRDTTSNSLKEAIDILFAREELSISMLRGQGYDGASNMKGEFNGLKTQILRENPCAYYIHCFAHQLQLALVAVTKGNADIATFFTSCNSLVNIVGASCKRRDILRDQLQKDVTEALEKDTFPTGRGLNQETCLKRPGDTRWNSHYGTLLSIISMFKSVVKVLKFIIEDGSTDNLGEANRSLREIQSFEFVFHLFFMRSILGATNDLSQALQRKDQDIENAMTLVKVCKDQLQHMRENAFEALLDQVSSFCAKHDILVPNMDDAYVAQWRSHRRAPIITHLHHYRVDIFIQIIEWQLAELNRRFSEVNTELLLCLTCLSPDDSFIAFDKQKLLRFAEFYPQDFNSRDLLALEDQLEIYITHMRTMTDFSQLKGIGSLARKMVEKGLHRTYNYVYLLIRLALTLPVATASVERAFSAMNIVKGPLRNRMGDQWLSDSLLVYIEKDVFAYIDPWKEISWIRHCLLLYLALFSLMESHVK from the exons ATGGAACGATACTTTAAGAGAAGGTTCGCATCAACTACTTCTAGTTCGGATAATGTGGGTAGTTCGAGTTCGAGAGATATGGGTATTTCTAGAGATGTGGATATTTCTAGAGATGTGGATAGTTCGAAAGAAAGTGAGTTGCAAGATATCTTAGCTAATCTTATTGCAGACCCTGGACTTCGACCTCAAATGTTGGATTATGATCCTAACATTAGAGACGAAGTTCGAAGAGCATATCTACAAAAGGGTCCATGTCAGCCCAAGGATCACACATTTCCACAAACTGATCTTTCAGGGTATGATCGACGCTTTAATGTCAAGTGGTTTGATGAGTTTGACTGGTTGGAGTACAGTATTAGTAAAGATGCTGCATTTTGCCTTTATTGTTATCTCTTCAAATCCAATTTCAGAATTGGTCAAGGGTGTAGCGACGCCTTCACAGAGATGGGTTTTAggaattggaagaagaaagataaaattagGCAACATGTTGGACCTGTTGGAAGTGTTCATAATCAATCTAGACAATATTGTGTGGATCTTATGAATCAAAAGCAACACATCCGAACAGCTTTGATAAAGCAATCAGAGCAAGCTCGTATTGATTATCGTATTTGCTTGACAGCTTCTCTTGATTGTGTGAGATTTTTATTGAGGCAAGGTCTTCCTTTTCGTGGGCATGATGAGAGTGACACTTCAAGCAACAAGGGGAATTATTTAGAGCTCTTACAGTTTCTTGCTGATCATGATGAGAAAGTGAAGGCCGTTGTGTTAGAAAATGCTCCCGGGAATCTCAAGTTAATAGCTCCAACAATTCAAAAAGATCTTGTGAATGCTTGTGCCACTGAAACTATTAAGAAAATCATCAAGGATATGGATGGTGcattcttctctttattagttGATGAATCACGTGATGTGTCAGTAAAAGAACAGATGGCGGTGGTGTTTCGTTATGTGGACAAAAGTGGGGATGTAATTGAGAGGTTTGTGGGCATTCAACATGTTAGGGATACTACATCAAACTCACTCAAGGAGGCTATTGACATATTGTTTGCAAGAGAGGAATTGAGCATTTCCATGCTAAGAGGACAAGGATATGATGGAGCTAGTAATATGAAGGGTGAGTTCAATGGTCTTAAAACacagattttgagagaaaatccTTGTGCCTATTATATTCATTGTTTTGCACATCAACTTCAATTAGCTCTTGTGGCCGTGACAAAGGGAAATGCTGATATTGCCACTTTCTTCACATCTTGCAATAGCTTGGTTAATATTGTTGGAGCATCGTGCAAGCGTCGTGACATTCTTAGAGATCAACTACAAAAGGATGTTACGGAAGCTCTAGAAAAAGATACTTTTCCAACAGGACGAGGCTTAAATCAAGAAACTTGTCTCAAGCGTCCCGGTGATACACGTTGGAACTCACATTATGGTACATTACTTAGTATCATTTCCATGTTTAAATCTGTGGTGAAAGTGCTCAAATTTATTATTGAGGATGGCTCCACTGATAATCTAGGTGAAGCAAATAGGTCATTGAGAGAAATAcaatcttttgagtttgtatttcacctatttttcatgagaTCTATATTGGGAGCCACAAATGACTTGTCACAAGCATTACAGAGGAAAGACCAAGATATTGAGAATGCAATGACTTTAGTCAAAGTTTGCAAGGACCAACTACAACACATGAGAGAGAATGCATTTGAAGCCTTGCTTGATCAAGTATCTTCCTTTTGTGCCAAACATGATATCTTGGTTCCAAACATGGATGATGCATATGTAGCTCAATGGAGATCACATCGGAGAGCTCCTATAATAACACACCTCCATCATTATCGTGTGGACATCTTTATTCAAATCATTGAGTGGCAACTTGCGGAATTAAATCGTCGCTTTAGTGAGGTAAATACTGAGTTActtctttgtttgacatgttTGAGTCCAGATGATTCATTCATAGCTTTTGACAAACAAAAGCTACTTCGTTTTGCTGAATTTTATCCTCAAGATTTTAATTCCCGAGATCTCTTGGCacttgaagatcaacttgagATTTATATTACTCATATGCGTACGATgactgatttttctcaattgaaaGGGATTGGTAGCCTTGCAAGaaaaatggtggagaaaggGTTGCATAGAACAtataattatgtttatttgCTTATCAGATTAGCCTTAACTTTACCGGTTGCAACTGCTTCTGTGGAGAGAGCATTTTCTGCTATGAATATTGTGAAAGGTCCACTTCGCAACCGAATGGGAGATCAATGGTTGAGTGATAGTTTACTTGTTTATATTGAGAAAGATGTGTTTGCTT aCATTGACCCCTGGAAGGAAATatcctggatccgccactgtTTGTTGTTGTATCTTGCTCTCTTTAGTTTAATGGAATCCCAcgttaaataa